The DNA segment tcTATAAATTTGTTATGGATTTTACTATTGTTTCGACATATACAAAAATACGATAATTATTTGATCTGTtgttatttaagttaaaataatgCAAGGGTTTTACTGCGCTTTTACATCATGAAGTGAGTTCATAATGGGGTGATTGTTTTAAGATGTTAATTTGCTCAGCGCTTTTCAGAACCTCTTTTTGGACAGCTCCAGCCTATTTAAAGCCTGTAGCAAACCGAGGCCCTTTATATTTCTCCAACCAAAATCTATCTAATGTAACATGAAgttatatttaaattatgttgGAGAACGTTTACATGTGAGTTTATTTATTAGCGAATCTCGAGATGTAATTCTTAATTCTGACTCTGAGGGTCGCTGGGTAACAACGATGCACAGCCTCTGTTAAAGCACGCCTTAGACTCACCCACCCACACCACCCTAAACAATCAGAGAAAGAAAAGCTCTCCTCGGGTTTCTTTATTTTCGACGTCCACGTTAAATATTCTCGTCAGCTATCCGAGATAACTGAAGTTAGGATCTAGCTTTGATACGATTGTTGTAAATTTAAAGGCACTGGACTGTTGtgtcttgataaaaaaaaaaatccagctgcAATGATGTGGCACAAGGTATTGTTCTTTGTCGTTATTTGTTCTCACTCCGCTCTCGGGCAGGTCAGTTACTCCATTCCAGAGGAAATGGCGAAAGGATCGATGGTTGGAAATATTGCTCAGGATTTGGGACTTGATTTAAAAAGACTGAAAACAGGGAAAGCGCTGATATTCTCCGGGGACAGCACGGAATACATCGAGCTAAACCGAGAGAGAGGAATGCttctaataaaagagaaaatagatCGCGAATCTCTGTGCGCCAAAACAACGCCGTGCGCTTTACATCTTCAAATGATTCTGGAGAACCCGATGGAGATGTACACAATAACCGTCGAAATCACGGACATAAATGATAACGCTCCAATTTTCCAAAAGGGAGATATCAGCTTCGAGATTAGTGAGTCTGCTATAATCGGAGCGAGATTCATGTTAGATGGAGCAGTGGATGCAGACGTTGGACCTAACGGTCTTCAAAGCTATTCTATTCAGCCAACAGATCATTTTGTTCTAGAGATGCAAAGTCATGCTGACGGAGGAAAAAATGTAGAGATGGTGTTAAAAAGACCACTCGATAGAGAACTAAATGAAAGGTTTACTTTGTTGTTAACAGCGATTGATGGAGGTCAACCAGTGCTCTCAGGTACAGTCCAGATACATGTTACTGTACTGGATGTTAACGATAATGCTCCTATATTTACGCAAAAAGTGTATAAAACTTCAGTCATAGAAAACTCAATAAAAGGCACAAAATTGACAACTGTCAGCGCCTCTGACGCGGATGAAGGCTCAAACGGACAGGTGAcgtattttatttcaaatttaaacGAAGATGGCAAAGAGATATTTATGATAAATAGAGAAAGTGGTGAAATAACATTAAGTGGACAAATTGACTACGAGAAAACAACTCAGTATCAACTTGATATTAAAGCTAAAGACCAAGGTGGTTTGGCAGATTCATGTAAAGTTAATGTAGAAGTGATTGATATAAACGATAATAACCCAACTATAACAGTTATGTCTATATCAAATTCTATATCAGAAGAGTCTCCTCCTAGCACTGTTGTAGCTATGATGAAAGTATATGATCCAGATTCATCTGTGAATGGGCAAGTTCACTGTAGTATAGCTGAAAATATCCCCTTTTTAATCATATCAACATCTAATAATTTCTTTAGCCTGCGCACAGACCAAGAATTGGACAGAGAGAGGAATGCCGAATACAACATTACTGTGATCTGTTCTGATGAAGGAGTTCCCTCACTCTCCAGCATTGCTTCTCTCCATCTACAGATAATAGATGTTAATGATAATGCTCCTGTCTTTGAGAGACGTAGCTACGAGGCCTTTGTGGTGGAAAACAACACACCAGGCCTCTCTATATTCGCAGTGAAGGCCAGGGATGCAGACTCGAATCAGAATGCCCGTGTTTCTTACATTTTGGAAGACAGTACTGTTAATGGGGTTCCTGTATCATCATATCTGTCTGTTAGAGCTGACAGTGGACTCATTAATTCTGTCAGATCTTTCGATTACGAACAGTTTAAAAACTTTCATTTCCGCATAATCGCTCAGGATGGAGGCTCCCCTCCACTCAGTAGCAACGTGACAGTGACCATTAAAATTCGAGATCAGAACGATAACGCTCCTCAGGTACTGTACCCAGTACAGACTGGTGGCTCTATGGTGGCTGAGATTGTGCCTCGTTCAGCAGATGTTGGCTATCTTGTCACTAAAGTGGTGGCTGTTGATGTGGACTCTGGACAGAACGCCTGGCTCTCCTACAAACTACAGAAAGCTACAGACAGGGCGCTGTTTGAAGTGGGACCACAGAATGGAGAGATACGGACTGTGCGACAGGTCACTGATAAAGATGCTGTAAAACAGAAGCTCACTGTTGTTGTGGAAGATAACGGACAGCCATCTCGTTCAGCTGTAGTAAATATTAATGTAGCTGTAGCGGACAGTTTCCCTGAAGTGCTGTCAGAATTAATAGACTTTTCACATGGCAAGGAATACAACGACAACGTgacgttttatttagttttagcacTGGCTGCTGTTTCTTTCCTCTTCATTACCTGTGTAGTTGTCATAATCTCAGTGAAGATCTACAGGTGGAGACAGTCTCGTGTTTTCTACCAGTCCAATCTCCCAGTTATTCCATACTATCCTCCTGGTTACACAGATACTGGCGTTACAGGAACGCTGCCTCATATGTATAATTATGACGTTTGTATGACGACTAATTCGAGGAAGAGTGACTGTAAATATTCTACACTTGGTGGGCAGAGTGTTTTAATGGTGGACCCCAGTTTTACAGAGACCATGCAGCGCGCCATGGTGGATAATGGGCTTTATGAAGACCCCGATTCTGCACAGTTGGTAAGGGCTTTTATAAGTATTTGGTGcgttttaatataatgttatgaGTTTTTTAATAGCATCCATTCAACCATATCTTTCTGAAAAGCTATACCTctactttgttttttaattttaagaagGTGTCTTCCATGTTTTCGTAAGCACTAATAATGACACATTATTgcttattaaaaagtgtttttcatgtaaaaaaaaaagtattttaaacatgTTCACTTGACATAAATGTTTGCAAGTTAATCATGACATGGTAATGGCTTTCTTGTCGTTCTAATATGAAAATGGTCTTATTTTCTATATCCATAAATGTGTTATAGATTTTACTATTGTTTCAGCATGTACGACAATACGATAATTAGGTAATCTGTTGTTATTTAAGTTAAAACTATGCAAGGGTTTTACTGCGCTTTTGCATTATAATGTGGTGATTGTTTTAAGATGTTGATTCCTTCAGCGCTTTTCAGAACCTCTTTTTGGACAGCTCCATATTGTTTAAAACCTTCAGCAAACCGAGCCACTTTATATTTCTTCAACCAAAATCTATTTAATGTAATATGAGGTAATATTGAAGTTATGTTGGAGAAAGTTTACATGTTGTGAATTTATTTATCAGAGAATCTCGAGATGTAATTCTTATTTCTGACTCTGAGGGTCGCTGAGTAACAACGATGCAGAGCCTCTGTTAAAGCACGCCTTAGACTCACCCACCCACACCACCCTAAACAATCAGAGAAAGAAAAGCTCTCCTCGGGTTTCTGTATCTCCAACGTCAACGTTAAATATTCTCGTCAGCTGTCCGAGATAACTGAAGTTAGGATCTAGCGTTGATAGCTTACGATTGTAGTGAACTTAAAAGCACTGGACTGTTGTGTTTGATGAGAAAATTCCAGCTGCAATGAGGTGGCACAAGGTATTGTTCTTTGTCGTCATTTTTTCTCACTCCGCTCTCGGGCAGGTCAGTTACTCCATTCCAGAGGAAATGGCAAAAGGATCGATGGTTGGAAATATTGCTCAGGATTTCGGACTTGATTTAAAAAGACTGAAAACAGGGAAAGCGCTGATATTCTCCGGGGACAGCACGGAATACATCGAGCTAAACCGAGAGAGAGGAATGCttctaataaaagagaaaatagatCGCGAGTCTCTGTGCGGCAAAACAACGCCGTGCGCTTTACATCTTCGAATGATTCTGGAGAACCCAATGGAGATGTACACAATAACCGTCGAAATCACGGACATAAATGATAACGCTCCAATTTTCCAAACGGGAAAAATCAGTTTCGAGATTAGTGAGTCTGCTATAATCGGAGCGAGATTCATGTTAGATGGAGCAGTGGATGCAGACGTTGGACCTAACGGCCTTCAAAGCTATTCTATTCAACCGACAAatcattttgttctagaaatgcAAGGTCATGCCGACGAAGGAAAAAACGTAGAGATGGTGTTAAAAAGACCACTCGACAGAGAACGAAATCAAAGATTTACTTTGACGTTAACTGCAAACGATGGGGGTGAGCCAGTGCTCTCGGGCACAGTACAGATACATATTACTGTAGTGGATGTTAATGATAATGCTCCCATTTTTACTCAGAAAACGTATAAAGCTACCGTAAAAGAAAACTCAATAAAAGGTACAAAGTTAACAACTGTCAGCGCCTCTGATGCAGATGAAGGCTCAAACGGGCAAGTGACGTATTATATTTCAAAAGTAAACGAAGATGGTAAGGATATATTCATGATAAATAAAGACAATGGTGAAATAACAATTAGTGGACAAATTGACTACGAAAAAACACATCAGTATCAACTTGATATTAAGGCTAGAGACCAAGGTGGATTTGCAGATTCATGCAAAGTAGTTATTGATGTGGTGGACATAAATGACAATGAACCAGCTATAACCATCATGTCTATGTCCAATTCTTTATCAGAAGAGTCTCCTCCTGGCACTGTTGTAGCTATGATGAATGTAAACGATCCTGATTCGACATACAATGGACAAGTTCACTGTAGTATAAGTGAAAGTATCCCTTTTTCTATTACATCACCATCACACAGTATATTTAGTCTGCTTACAGAGCTGGATCTGGACAGGGAAAGGGATGCCGAATACAACATCACTGTTATGTGCTCTGATGAGGGAGTTCCCTCACTCTCCAGCAGAGCTTATCTCCGATTACAAATTTCAGATGTTAACGATAATGCTCCAGTCTTTACGAGAAGTAGCTACGAGGCCTTTGTGGTGGAAAACAATACACCAGGTCTCTCTATATTCGCAGTAAAGGCCAGTGATGCAGACTCCAACCAGAACGCCCGTGTTTCTTACATTTTAGAAGACAGTACTGTAAATGGGGTTCCTCTATCATCATATGTATCTGTTGGTGCTGAAAGTGGACTCATTAATTCTGTAAGATCTTTCGATTACGAACAGttaaaaaactttaatttccGCATAATTGCACAGGATGGGGGCTCCCCTCCACTCAGTAGCAACGTGACAGTAACTATTAAAATCCAAGATCAGAACGACAACGCTCCTCAGGTACTGTACCCAGTACAGACTGGTGGCTCTCTGGTGGCTGAGATTGTGCCTCGTTCAGCAGATGTTGCCTATCTCGTGACAAAAGTGGTGGCTGTTGATGTTGACTCTGGACAGAACGCCTGGCTCTCCTACAAACTACAGAAAGTCACGGATAGAGCGCTGTTTGAAGTGGGACAACAGAATGGAGAGATACGGACTGTGCGACAGGTCACTGATAAAGATGATGTGAAACAAAAGCTCACTGTTGTTGTGGAGGATAACGGACAGCCATCTCGCTCAGCTGTAGTAAATATTAATGTAGTTGTAGCGGACAGTTTCCCTGAAGTGCTGTCAGAATTTACAGACTTTACACACGGCAAAGAATACAACGATCATCTgacgttttatttagttttagctttGACTGCTGTTTCTTTCCTCTTCATTACCTGTGTAGTTGTTATAATATCAGTGAAGATATACAGGTGGAGACAGTCTCGTGTTTTCTACCAGTCCAATCTCCCAGTTATTCCGTACTATCCACCCGGTTACACAGACACCGGGGTTACTGGAACTCTGCCGCACATGTATAATTATGACGTTTGCATGACAACTAACTCGAGGAAAAGTGACTGCAAATATTCTACGCTTGGGGGACATAGTGTTTTAGTGGTGGACCCCAGTTTCACAGAGACCATACAGCGCGAATTTAAGGAAAATAACTTTCTTGACGATCAAGACTCCCCTGAGCTGGTAAGAGCTTTTTTCATTAAGTAGCTTGAATGTTGGTTGGCAGAAAATCTGTGAACACAATGTACCTTAATATACCAAACTATATATTACAAATCTAACTAGCAAAATAGGCTTTTGTACCTAGGTTCTTGTTTTAGTTACCTATATTGACTTATTTCAGTAAACGATTCATACAGTATTTTTTCACATCAAGTTTTGTAGCATGGATTTTTCTTTtcgtttttttaaagtaaaacttCAAATCATAAACATCGTTATAAGCAGTACTTAGTTTGTAAGTGTATGACTTGGGAAGaaaattaacataaattaacATCATATGCATTGTTAGtaagtcttaattttttttcttgttatttttccACACTGATGTGACATTTTGATAATGAAACATACATGATCATATGACTATTTCACTTAATTTTAAATGGCCATTGAAAGACAACTTTTAACATTTGTAAATGTTTGCATGTGCTAAAATTTACAACCGTGCATATTGTCTTATTTCACTCTTGCAAGACAGTATGTATGTTAATCATCTGTATTCATCATAATACGATTAATTTGTatagatattttggataattCCTGTTTGTTTTTAATTGCAAATAATTCATTATGTGCATATGTTCACTTTGGTGAACGGAAATATGTACGTTGACATTTTGTTCTAAAATACTAGTGTGGTCAACGGTGAACCGTAGGTCATACTGCTTAAttgtgctatgtttttttttttaactatttgcgcataatatatataataacgaCTTCCTtttctataaatatattaaatgcatTTGTAATTCTCAGTTTTAACTCAGAGGGCCGCTGTTTATCAACAAATCTCAGCCTCCCTTCTTTGATCTCTTCAGAATCGTCCACAGTTTCAGGAGACcaggagagagaataaaaagcTTTCACACAGCGCATTGAGAGGTGGGGACGTTTCATCGcactaaaacaataattaatgacAGATTTCATTTTGAATGTCACGAAGGAGTTAAACCCGGTGAAGATTATTTACTAAGATCTTTGTTGCTTTCGAAAAAATGGCCAATTCGGTGGTGCTGCACAGGGTATTGTTCCTCGTCGTCCTTTCTTCTCACTCGGCGATCGGGC comes from the Astyanax mexicanus isolate ESR-SI-001 chromosome 20, AstMex3_surface, whole genome shotgun sequence genome and includes:
- the LOC111188804 gene encoding protocadherin beta-16-like isoform X41 gives rise to the protein MMWHKVLFFVVICSHSALGQVSYSIPEEMAKGSMVGNIAQDLGLDLKRLKTGKALIFSGDSTEYIELNRERGMLLIKEKIDRESLCAKTTPCALHLQMILENPMEMYTITVEITDINDNAPIFQKGDISFEISESAIIGARFMLDGAVDADVGPNGLQSYSIQPTDHFVLEMQSHADGGKNVEMVLKRPLDRELNERFTLLLTAIDGGQPVLSGTVQIHVTVLDVNDNAPIFTQKVYKTSVIENSIKGTKLTTVSASDADEGSNGQVTYFISNLNEDGKEIFMINRESGEITLSGQIDYEKTTQYQLDIKAKDQGGLADSCKVNVEVIDINDNNPTITVMSISNSISEESPPSTVVAMMKVYDPDSSVNGQVHCSIAENIPFLIISTSNNFFSLRTDQELDRERNAEYNITVICSDEGVPSLSSIASLHLQIIDVNDNAPVFERRSYEAFVVENNTPGLSIFAVKARDADSNQNARVSYILEDSTVNGVPVSSYLSVRADSGLINSVRSFDYEQFKNFHFRIIAQDGGSPPLSSNVTVTIKIRDQNDNAPQVLYPVQTGGSMVAEIVPRSADVGYLVTKVVAVDVDSGQNAWLSYKLQKATDRALFEVGPQNGEIRTVRQVTDKDAVKQKLTVVVEDNGQPSRSAVVNINVAVADSFPEVLSEFSDPVYDKDYNTNLTFYLVLALVAVSILFIFSVISIISVKIYRWRQKRLFYKSAANLPVIPYYPPAYADGTIQHMYNYEVYGTTDSRMSDIKCVRPYSQNTLGSLTCMSTMQRQKSEQENTDLLSEQKPPNNDWRMPPNQRPGPSGQHRFHTLQQRWTPYEKSRAGPRPEEAGAGAVGGTGPWPNPPTEAEQLQALMAAANANEATATLGPRYNAQYVPDYRQNVYIPGSTATLTANPQQQQMPQQALPPPQALPPTEAPKAAPTPASKKKVTKKDKK
- the LOC111188804 gene encoding protocadherin beta-16-like isoform X40, yielding MRWHKVLFFVVIFSHSALGQVSYSIPEEMAKGSMVGNIAQDFGLDLKRLKTGKALIFSGDSTEYIELNRERGMLLIKEKIDRESLCGKTTPCALHLRMILENPMEMYTITVEITDINDNAPIFQTGKISFEISESAIIGARFMLDGAVDADVGPNGLQSYSIQPTNHFVLEMQGHADEGKNVEMVLKRPLDRERNQRFTLTLTANDGGEPVLSGTVQIHITVVDVNDNAPIFTQKTYKATVKENSIKGTKLTTVSASDADEGSNGQVTYYISKVNEDGKDIFMINKDNGEITISGQIDYEKTHQYQLDIKARDQGGFADSCKVVIDVVDINDNEPAITIMSMSNSLSEESPPGTVVAMMNVNDPDSTYNGQVHCSISESIPFSITSPSHSIFSLLTELDLDRERDAEYNITVMCSDEGVPSLSSRAYLRLQISDVNDNAPVFTRSSYEAFVVENNTPGLSIFAVKASDADSNQNARVSYILEDSTVNGVPLSSYVSVGAESGLINSVRSFDYEQLKNFNFRIIAQDGGSPPLSSNVTVTIKIQDQNDNAPQVLYPVQTGGSLVAEIVPRSADVAYLVTKVVAVDVDSGQNAWLSYKLQKVTDRALFEVGQQNGEIRTVRQVTDKDAVKQKLTVVVEDNGQPSRSAVVNINVAVADSFPEVLSEFSDPVYDKDYNTNLTFYLVLALVAVSILFIFSVISIISVKIYRWRQKRLFYKSAANLPVIPYYPPAYADGTIQHMYNYEVYGTTDSRMSDIKCVRPYSQNTLGSLTCMSTMQRQKSEQENTDLLSEQKPPNNDWRMPPNQRPGPSGQHRFHTLQQRWTPYEKSRAGPRPEEAGAGAVGGTGPWPNPPTEAEQLQALMAAANANEATATLGPRYNAQYVPDYRQNVYIPGSTATLTANPQQQQMPQQALPPPQALPPTEAPKAAPTPASKKKVTKKDKK